Proteins co-encoded in one Metabacillus sp. KUDC1714 genomic window:
- a CDS encoding glycosyltransferase family 8 protein encodes MDLSVVYSSDNNYAQHVGVSMLSLFENNTKFNSITVYLIENNVSQDNKNKLKLICENYRRSIVFIGFKEISNKLQLNIENTISMSAYARLFLPSVIDEKIEKILYLDCDSVINSSLEDLWNTNICNYYVAGVKDTVSDETKQKVYMEINKPYINSGMLLINLKKWREDHIEKRFIEFINSYNGQVFHHDQGTINGVLHEKFLLLHPKYNAMTTFFTMTRDEIMQYYRLKDYYSEADINEAIINPIYIHYTPAFVNRPWIKGCKHPLVSLYKKYLDMTPWKGSSLFEDKRRNVEKMVAFLYNNFPFKLANSICNIIFK; translated from the coding sequence ATGGATTTAAGTGTTGTGTATTCGAGCGATAATAATTATGCACAGCATGTTGGAGTATCAATGTTATCACTTTTTGAAAACAATACTAAATTTAATAGTATAACAGTTTATCTGATAGAAAATAATGTTTCTCAAGATAATAAAAATAAGCTTAAACTAATTTGTGAAAATTATAGAAGATCCATTGTATTTATAGGTTTTAAAGAAATATCTAATAAATTACAGCTTAATATTGAAAATACTATTTCAATGAGTGCCTATGCTAGATTATTTTTACCTAGTGTTATAGATGAAAAAATTGAAAAAATTCTTTATTTGGATTGTGATTCTGTAATTAATAGCAGTTTAGAGGATCTATGGAATACAAACATATGTAATTATTATGTTGCTGGTGTAAAAGATACTGTAAGTGACGAGACAAAACAAAAAGTTTACATGGAAATAAATAAACCATATATTAATTCAGGTATGCTTTTAATAAATCTCAAAAAGTGGCGAGAGGATCATATTGAGAAAAGATTTATCGAGTTTATAAATTCATATAATGGTCAGGTATTTCATCATGATCAAGGAACTATCAATGGTGTATTACATGAAAAGTTTTTATTGCTGCATCCAAAGTATAATGCGATGACTACATTTTTCACGATGACTAGGGATGAAATAATGCAATATTATAGATTAAAAGATTATTATAGTGAAGCTGACATTAATGAAGCTATAATTAATCCTATATATATTCATTATACTCCTGCTTTTGTAAATAGACCTTGGATTAAAGGGTGCAAACATCCATTAGTATCATTATATAAGAAATATCTGGATATGACGCCATGGAAAGGTTCTAGTTTATTTGAAGATAAGAGGAGAAACGTTGAAAAAATGGTTGCATTCTTATACAACAATTTTCCATTTAAGCTGGCAAATAGTATATGTAATATTATTTTTAAGTAG
- a CDS encoding glycosyltransferase family 32 protein translates to MKALQQKIPKVIHYCWFGGKEKPEIVKKCIDSWYRNLQGYEIIEWNEQNFDINCNSYVKGAYEFKKFAFVSDYVRVYALYNFGGIYLDTDVEVFKSFNDLLHHDSFWGFEQENYIATSTIGASKGNQLVKLFLDSYKEKEFIKDDGSYDDLTNVAVITKIIENIGLKKNGELQNFDKMGTFYPQTYFSPYDYINCRKLITENTYAIHYFYKSWLPLTARLKTNMKVVLSKIIGGENILKLRKLLSSLPGGN, encoded by the coding sequence ATGAAGGCATTGCAACAGAAAATTCCAAAAGTCATTCATTACTGTTGGTTTGGAGGTAAGGAAAAGCCTGAAATTGTAAAAAAATGTATCGATAGTTGGTATAGGAATTTACAAGGGTATGAAATAATTGAATGGAATGAACAAAACTTTGATATAAATTGTAATTCTTATGTTAAAGGAGCCTATGAATTTAAAAAATTTGCGTTTGTAAGTGATTATGTAAGAGTCTATGCCTTATATAACTTTGGTGGAATATACCTAGATACTGATGTTGAAGTATTCAAATCTTTTAATGACTTATTACATCACGATTCTTTTTGGGGTTTTGAACAAGAAAACTATATAGCTACAAGTACAATAGGTGCATCAAAGGGTAATCAATTAGTTAAGTTATTTTTAGATTCATATAAGGAAAAAGAATTTATAAAAGATGACGGTTCATACGATGATTTAACAAATGTCGCTGTAATAACTAAAATTATTGAAAATATAGGGCTTAAGAAAAATGGAGAATTACAAAATTTTGATAAAATGGGCACCTTTTATCCCCAAACATATTTTTCTCCATATGACTACATTAATTGTAGGAAACTCATCACTGAAAACACATATGCAATACATTATTTTTACAAAAGTTGGCTACCATTAACAGCAAGGTTAAAAACGAATATGAAGGTAGTCTTATCTAAGATAATAGGTGGAGAAAATATTTTGAAACTAAGAAAATTATTGTCTTCATTGCCAGGGGGAAATTAA
- a CDS encoding DegT/DnrJ/EryC1/StrS family aminotransferase, translating into MEQKGQQKRIFLSSPHMGGNELNYINEAFETNWIAPIGPNVDAFEKEIASYVGVSEAVAVSSGTAAIHLALSLLDVKKGDQVFCSTLTFVASANPILYQGAEPVFIDSEPETWNMSPQALEIAFKEAFMDGRMPKAVIVVNLYGQSAKMDEIVSLCNQYDVPIIEDAAESLGSTYKGKASGTFGKFGVFSFNGNKIITTSSGGMLVSNDVEALKKARFLATQAKDPALHYQHSTIGFNYRMSNILAGIGRAQLEVLEERVQARRLLFNRYTQELGFIPGINFMPELKHTQSNRWLTALTIDEKVIGTSVYSILSTLAEENIEARPVWKPLHMQPLFVGVKYYYHSENSSVSEHLFNTGLCLPSGSNMTVEEQMRVIDCIKNAIREKVK; encoded by the coding sequence ATGGAGCAAAAAGGTCAACAAAAAAGAATTTTCCTTTCTTCCCCTCACATGGGTGGAAATGAGTTGAACTATATTAATGAAGCATTTGAAACAAATTGGATTGCACCAATAGGACCAAATGTTGATGCTTTTGAAAAAGAAATAGCAAGTTATGTAGGAGTCAGTGAAGCTGTTGCCGTTAGTTCCGGTACTGCAGCAATTCATTTGGCTCTTTCTTTATTAGATGTAAAAAAAGGGGACCAAGTATTTTGTTCTACTCTGACTTTTGTAGCAAGTGCAAACCCTATACTTTATCAGGGAGCTGAACCAGTATTCATCGATTCAGAGCCTGAAACATGGAACATGTCACCACAAGCACTGGAGATAGCATTTAAAGAAGCATTTATGGATGGTAGGATGCCTAAAGCAGTAATAGTTGTTAATTTATACGGCCAAAGTGCAAAAATGGATGAAATCGTTTCTTTATGTAACCAATATGATGTACCGATAATTGAGGATGCAGCAGAATCTCTCGGTTCTACTTATAAAGGTAAAGCGAGTGGAACATTTGGCAAGTTCGGTGTTTTTTCATTTAATGGGAATAAAATTATCACAACTTCTAGTGGAGGTATGCTTGTATCTAATGATGTTGAAGCTTTAAAGAAAGCAAGGTTTTTAGCTACTCAAGCAAAGGATCCAGCTCTCCATTACCAACATAGTACAATTGGTTTTAATTATCGAATGAGCAATATACTTGCTGGTATTGGTAGGGCACAATTAGAGGTATTAGAAGAGAGAGTACAAGCTAGAAGGTTATTATTTAATCGGTACACTCAAGAGTTAGGTTTTATACCAGGGATTAATTTCATGCCAGAATTAAAACATACACAATCTAATCGTTGGCTCACAGCATTAACCATTGATGAGAAAGTAATAGGAACTTCAGTATACTCTATTTTAAGTACCTTAGCAGAAGAAAATATTGAAGCACGTCCTGTCTGGAAACCACTTCATATGCAGCCTCTATTTGTAGGGGTTAAATACTATTATCATAGTGAAAATTCTAGTGTATCTGAACATTTGTTCAATACAGGTTTGTGCCTCCCTTCAGGATCGAATATGACGGTAGAAGAACAAATGAGAGTTATAGATTGTATTAAGAATGCTATTAGGGAGAAAGTGAAATGA
- a CDS encoding acetyltransferase, with product MNIVIIGNGGHSKVVKDIILSNKTLNIVGYLDDKFEDYLIKDEMFYGPISAYKFLIDKFDEIKFIVAIGHNQTRKQIVEKINLDENFYMTHIHPTAIISTSAMIGKGTVIMANTVINAEAVIGDHVIVNTGSIIEHDNRVNDFAHVSPNATLAGCVQLGEGVHIGAGATLIPNVKIGNWAIIGAGATVINSITANTTAVGIPAKSSIK from the coding sequence ATGAATATTGTCATTATAGGAAATGGTGGTCATAGTAAGGTAGTTAAAGATATTATTCTATCTAATAAGACTTTAAATATTGTTGGTTATTTAGATGACAAATTTGAAGATTATTTAATTAAAGATGAAATGTTTTATGGTCCAATATCAGCATATAAGTTTCTAATTGATAAATTTGATGAGATTAAATTTATAGTAGCAATTGGACATAATCAAACCAGAAAACAGATTGTTGAGAAAATTAATCTTGATGAGAATTTTTACATGACCCATATTCATCCCACAGCAATTATAAGTACTAGTGCAATGATTGGAAAAGGAACTGTTATCATGGCGAATACTGTTATTAATGCAGAGGCTGTTATTGGGGATCATGTCATCGTTAATACAGGTTCAATTATTGAACATGACAATAGAGTAAATGATTTTGCTCATGTATCTCCAAATGCAACGTTAGCAGGATGCGTTCAGTTAGGTGAAGGAGTACATATAGGAGCAGGTGCGACTCTTATTCCAAATGTAAAGATAGGGAATTGGGCGATAATAGGAGCTGGAGCAACTGTCATAAACTCTATTACAGCCAATACAACTGCGGTTGGTATTCCAGCCAAATCATCAATCAAGTAG